A single Ignavibacteriales bacterium DNA region contains:
- a CDS encoding PorV/PorQ family protein encodes MKKSAVLLLFLLILSPAEEVNSQVALNKVAQSTMNFLLVSTSPRAAALGDAYTSHVNGVDGMWYNPAGLAGMTTEFGASVHYTGWIADINYLSGGAAWNLGNYGVLGVNLLTVDYGTIIGTSLLTAAESNLYPLGYKDNGNLSNIGAYAIGISYAKEISKEFSAGGTVKYAGQSLGSSLVEAGMKDNDAAKLVFDLGVRYKTSFKGFSFGMSIRNFASNIKREEIDEQLPLIFALGGSINLMEFIDEKSSDLLFLTTDFLHQNNYSERVNAGVEYLFKEMFALRAGYQSNRDLASWSGGAGFRYQLYDYDVEVDYSYSRFEVFNSVNRLSLAFYF; translated from the coding sequence ATGAAAAAATCTGCAGTACTGCTTTTATTCTTACTGATTCTCTCACCCGCTGAGGAGGTTAACAGCCAGGTTGCTCTGAACAAGGTGGCACAGAGTACCATGAATTTTCTTCTGGTCAGCACCTCCCCTCGTGCAGCAGCCCTGGGCGATGCGTATACATCGCATGTAAACGGTGTTGACGGCATGTGGTATAATCCGGCAGGGCTCGCCGGCATGACCACTGAGTTCGGTGCGTCGGTTCATTATACCGGATGGATAGCTGATATCAACTATCTGAGCGGCGGCGCGGCATGGAATCTGGGCAATTATGGTGTTCTGGGCGTTAATCTCCTGACGGTTGATTACGGCACGATAATCGGAACCAGTCTGCTTACTGCTGCTGAAAGTAATCTGTATCCCCTTGGATATAAAGACAACGGAAATCTGAGCAATATCGGGGCCTATGCAATCGGAATATCATATGCTAAGGAGATATCAAAGGAATTCTCTGCCGGCGGTACGGTTAAATACGCAGGGCAGTCTCTTGGTTCAAGTCTGGTTGAGGCGGGGATGAAAGATAACGATGCAGCAAAACTGGTTTTTGATCTGGGTGTGCGCTATAAGACTTCCTTTAAGGGATTCTCTTTTGGCATGTCAATCAGAAACTTTGCATCAAATATCAAGCGGGAGGAGATAGACGAACAGCTTCCGTTGATATTTGCCCTTGGAGGATCAATCAATTTAATGGAATTTATCGATGAGAAGAGCAGTGATCTGCTTTTTCTTACAACGGACTTTCTTCACCAGAACAATTATTCTGAGAGAGTGAACGCCGGAGTTGAGTATCTGTTTAAGGAGATGTTTGCACTCAGGGCAGGATATCAGTCAAACCGTGATCTGGCCTCATGGTCAGGCGGAGCGGGTTTCAGATACCAACTGTATGACTACGATGTAGAAGTGGATTATTCTTACAGCCGTTTTGAAGTATTCAACAGCGTAAACCGTCTTTCACTGGCTTTTTATTTTTAA
- a CDS encoding T9SS type A sorting domain-containing protein, which translates to MKLRLLTAALVFLGAGQTAAQSASVVYPLTSTSGGVPVITGAVTARNESFSGLVINNYTGPNSSQRVTTTNGSWPGETGQVSERYIQFAVSPAAGQNFTVTGISMKIGAAGGGNMRANIRIASDSTFDSSTLLNASPLVLPSGSFISPAPDYSVQQTIYDGETLYLRIYPWYTSASTGKYVCPQDVTVQGTTAGASVIQVTPASLPLFGAVVAGTNSASAVYTVSGSALTGDVSVTAPVHFQVSSDNLNFAESLILQQSGGVLSGTPVYARFSPASAAGTVSGFITHSSSNAGTKTVQAGGIAIAQEPTVQSAITFGEVMGNSIVVNFSGGNGAKRVIAVRKDSAVSWVPADGTIITGVSSNYLSAEDKGNGNKVIYNGPGGQVTVTGLSSNVLYHFALFEYNEGTGNSANYLIAAQSTGSQTTLAVPTITLNPADLAFGNVGVGIYSPEKSYTVSAATLSPSSGVITMNAPAGYQISLASGSGFSSSVNLPYSDGSLAVTTVYVRFMASALVSYAGEITHTGGSAPAQSVTVSGAGMIPNAQQAADIIVSEDGTGNFTTIQEAINSRPANNSVMKVILVKKGTYNEKIYISNSNITLVGEDRYESRIIYAELRSLWHTTSGGSDWGAATVNINNGVTNLTLANLTIYNNYGSLYGSTDHQFAIRGASADRISIINCDIKADGGDTHSLWNAATGKSYHYNCYFEGYVDFVCPRGWSYISDSRFYQRSASASASIWHDGSSSQNAKFVIRNSRFEGVPNFALGRHHQEAQFFLLDNSFSSAMKNQPIFFAASNPPITLQWGQRYYYFNNHRDSGDYPWHSDNLDSAAGSPLPEQITAEWTFSTAPAVWNPEANFPRVLPNAEFPKPERRKTGVMRNNLQLSFVPGRRAASHHIYFGTVNPPPYITTVTGNSFVPPGVEDTTIYYWRADAVSQFDTVRGEVWSFRTGIDSTIPVELTSFTASVSGKKVNLEWITATETNNRGFYIERKTENSGWEKIGYVPGKGTVTYRSVYTWTDDASSAGAQILWYRLRQIDFDGTSVYLKEVKADIGKPGSYQLHQNFPNPFNPATKIKFEIPESGNTERKVSLKIYDSLGREVKTLFDEEKGAGYYEIDFADGALLASGIYFYQLRSDEFVQTRKMTLIR; encoded by the coding sequence ATGAAATTACGGTTATTAACAGCAGCGTTAGTATTCCTGGGTGCAGGTCAGACCGCTGCGCAAAGTGCATCAGTTGTATATCCGCTTACAAGCACTTCGGGCGGAGTACCGGTAATAACCGGTGCTGTTACCGCCCGGAATGAAAGTTTTTCCGGATTGGTTATTAATAATTATACCGGTCCTAACTCCAGCCAGAGAGTGACTACCACCAACGGAAGCTGGCCGGGCGAAACCGGGCAGGTCAGTGAGAGATATATACAGTTTGCCGTCAGTCCCGCTGCCGGACAGAATTTCACCGTTACAGGCATTTCAATGAAGATCGGCGCCGCAGGCGGCGGAAATATGCGGGCCAATATCAGAATAGCATCCGATTCAACTTTTGACTCTTCAACACTGCTGAACGCATCACCTTTAGTGCTTCCGAGCGGTTCCTTTATTTCCCCTGCCCCGGACTATTCAGTTCAGCAGACCATCTATGATGGAGAAACGCTCTATCTGAGAATATACCCCTGGTACACTTCGGCCTCCACCGGGAAATATGTGTGTCCGCAGGATGTAACTGTGCAGGGAACCACGGCAGGCGCGTCGGTTATTCAGGTGACACCGGCTTCACTGCCGCTGTTCGGCGCGGTAGTTGCCGGCACGAATTCAGCATCAGCGGTATATACGGTATCCGGAAGCGCGCTCACCGGTGATGTCAGCGTGACTGCTCCGGTACATTTTCAGGTCAGCAGTGATAACCTGAATTTCGCTGAAAGTCTCATCCTGCAGCAGAGCGGCGGTGTGCTCAGCGGAACTCCGGTTTATGCAAGATTTTCTCCGGCATCTGCAGCCGGGACAGTCAGCGGATTTATAACTCATTCAAGCTCAAATGCCGGAACTAAAACTGTTCAGGCCGGCGGTATTGCCATTGCGCAGGAACCAACCGTGCAGTCTGCCATTACTTTTGGTGAGGTAATGGGCAACTCAATCGTTGTAAATTTTTCTGGCGGAAACGGTGCAAAGCGGGTTATTGCGGTAAGAAAAGATTCGGCTGTGTCTTGGGTTCCCGCAGACGGAACCATTATCACCGGTGTTAGCAGCAATTATCTTAGCGCGGAAGATAAAGGCAACGGCAATAAGGTTATTTATAACGGACCGGGCGGGCAGGTTACCGTAACGGGACTTTCAAGCAATGTGCTTTATCACTTTGCATTGTTTGAGTATAATGAAGGAACCGGAAATTCCGCTAATTACCTCATTGCAGCGCAGAGCACAGGATCGCAGACAACGCTCGCGGTGCCGACTATCACGCTTAACCCTGCTGATCTTGCGTTTGGAAATGTAGGTGTTGGTATATATTCACCGGAAAAGAGCTATACGGTATCAGCCGCAACGCTTTCACCATCCTCAGGGGTGATAACAATGAACGCTCCGGCCGGGTATCAGATATCCCTGGCTTCCGGCAGCGGGTTTTCCTCATCAGTAAATCTTCCTTACAGCGACGGCTCCCTGGCGGTAACAACGGTATATGTCAGGTTCATGGCTTCTGCTCTTGTATCTTATGCGGGAGAAATCACCCACACCGGGGGATCGGCTCCGGCACAGTCAGTCACAGTTTCCGGTGCGGGTATGATACCGAACGCACAGCAGGCTGCCGATATTATTGTTTCTGAGGACGGTACGGGTAATTTCACAACCATACAGGAAGCGATTAACTCAAGACCTGCCAACAACAGCGTCATGAAAGTTATCCTTGTTAAAAAAGGAACTTATAACGAAAAAATTTATATATCCAACAGCAATATCACTCTGGTTGGGGAAGACCGTTATGAAAGCAGGATTATCTATGCTGAACTCCGCTCCCTCTGGCACACCACCAGCGGGGGAAGCGACTGGGGTGCAGCCACGGTGAATATTAATAATGGCGTAACCAATCTCACGCTTGCCAATCTGACCATATATAATAACTACGGTTCGTTATACGGAAGCACTGACCATCAGTTTGCCATCCGGGGCGCCTCTGCTGACAGAATAAGCATTATTAACTGCGATATTAAAGCTGACGGGGGTGATACACATTCATTATGGAATGCTGCCACCGGGAAATCTTATCACTATAACTGTTACTTTGAGGGATATGTGGATTTTGTCTGCCCCCGGGGATGGTCATATATAAGCGACAGCCGTTTTTATCAGCGCAGTGCATCCGCCAGCGCGAGCATCTGGCATGACGGCAGTTCAAGCCAGAATGCAAAGTTTGTGATCCGGAATTCCCGGTTTGAGGGGGTTCCCAATTTTGCTCTTGGCCGTCATCATCAGGAGGCACAGTTCTTCCTGCTTGATAACTCATTCTCTTCCGCGATGAAGAATCAGCCGATTTTCTTCGCTGCGTCCAATCCGCCTATAACCCTGCAGTGGGGGCAGCGATACTATTATTTTAATAACCACCGCGATTCGGGAGATTACCCATGGCATAGCGATAATCTTGACTCTGCAGCTGGTTCGCCTCTCCCCGAACAGATAACAGCTGAGTGGACTTTTTCCACCGCGCCGGCGGTATGGAATCCGGAAGCAAATTTTCCGCGGGTACTGCCCAATGCTGAATTCCCCAAGCCGGAAAGAAGAAAAACCGGAGTGATGAGGAATAATCTGCAGCTCAGTTTTGTGCCGGGCAGAAGAGCGGCCTCACATCACATCTATTTCGGAACAGTTAATCCGCCGCCATATATTACCACCGTTACAGGAAACAGTTTTGTGCCTCCCGGCGTGGAAGATACCACAATCTACTACTGGAGAGCGGATGCAGTCAGCCAGTTTGATACGGTACGCGGAGAAGTATGGTCTTTCAGAACTGGTATTGACAGCACTATTCCTGTTGAACTTACATCATTCACTGCATCTGTTTCCGGGAAAAAAGTGAATCTGGAATGGATAACGGCTACCGAAACAAATAACCGTGGTTTTTACATTGAACGAAAAACAGAAAATAGCGGGTGGGAGAAAATAGGATACGTCCCTGGTAAGGGGACAGTAACTTACCGCTCTGTTTATACATGGACAGATGATGCTTCTTCTGCCGGTGCACAAATTCTTTGGTACCGCCTGAGGCAGATTGATTTCGACGGAACTTCGGTGTACCTGAAGGAAGTAAAAGCCGATATCGGTAAACCTGGTTCTTATCAGCTTCATCAGAATTTCCCTAATCCGTTTAATCCTGCAACAAAAATAAAGTTTGAGATCCCTGAGAGCGGGAATACCGAAAGAAAAGTGTCACTTAAAATATATGATTCGCTTGGCAGGGAAGTAAAAACGCTCTTTGACGAAGAAAAAGGGGCGGGATATTATGAAATTGATTTTGCGGATGGAGCGCTGCTTGCAAGCGGTATCTATTTTTATCAGCTCCGTTCCGATGAATTTGTCCAGACCCGTAAAATGACTCTCATACGGTAA
- a CDS encoding T9SS type A sorting domain-containing protein yields MKRLLQLSTLLLMITALSFNAQAQYMQIDFTQALTAGNEGGGTIISNAGVTVDTNYVSSTLPVPQKFTFLSTNNIAANISITGDGVMRMKRVGSGTIYVVKNDNFSGPPSAVMVSFDFNADTTSGTSNTAIQVMIGQNFTNSNVEPALADKYARFYIGPKSPTGTPGAWAVSATGTSSTSSFNSTQKITWILNRGTESKIYTAPGGSTDTVASNKYDLFVGNVRELNDVDATTAAAVMEDFEIRIGGGSGTYSIDNLLIQDIPASGTAPTVTTGSITDVTATSAGGGGTVTDSGSASVTARGVVWSTNQNPTTADNKTEDGTGTGSFTSTLTGLTASTMYYVRAYATNSAGTAYGNEVSFTTSAAAPVITLASTDPAVPAGSINISSERNMIYRFTLAVTTANAQLTSVTFNTTGTFAGGDWSAFSLFYNTTDDFATASQLGTSIVPTVRSWSFSNLTLTITAGATGYFWITVNVPANAVSGNTIGVAAITGSNLTFASGTATGTAFAGGLQTIIGGSLPGDFFRSVTSGTWNNAATWESSSDGNSWIAATRSPDSASAGIYVRPGHSINVVSSVIVDQLLIDTTAVVVVEGSPVVLTIANGPTTPDAEVRGTLKVTGTAIASPGPFSVSLSTDAVLAFASTGVYEHNQNAGSIPVSVWNNGSTLKLTGITANSPSNGNQNFYNIIWDCPAQTGNLNLGWNGNTIGGDITVVNTNTGRWQFCAPTTNTSATVTIMGDVYLLAGNLTTNGTGNGGTTIIIDHYGDIIVTGGNLSIARGSQGGTGTSDWILHNGNFTMSNAATQNSNALGARFRFSGTNPQYLTLSNITFTGGMPVIVDSGATLHLGNSVIGSSGLFTVNATAALGSSMALGIDENLLTTGTKTLSTEATYIYNGTAGQITGLLLPATVKNLVLDNGAGVSLSADVAVTDTLKIMSGFLNLNGKNVQFGTTGALHEAAGTTVKGLEGGLFASRDLNAPSALNAAGLGAVVTSAANPGVTQFERYQAPKTGNNNSSVFRSYRIAPSNNTGLNATLRFYYDQSELTGLTERNLIVFRSETGLANSWIPVGGTVDTNNNYVEVSGVNTFAYFTLADSALPIPVELTSFAVSVSNNRASLRWSTASETNNKGFEVERLASKLNSSWEKIGFVPGSGNSAVVKNYSFSDNTRLSGKYTYRLKQIDFDGTFSYGPSAEADFGVPAVYGLSQNYPNPFNPSTTVEFQLPEVSKVTITLYDILGNEVMILLNETKEAGFHSVNVNLHNMSNGVYYYKMSAGSFSQVKKMILIK; encoded by the coding sequence ATGAAACGACTTCTACAACTCAGCACCCTTCTGCTGATGATTACAGCGCTGAGCTTTAACGCACAGGCGCAGTATATGCAGATAGATTTCACGCAGGCACTGACTGCGGGAAATGAGGGGGGCGGAACAATTATCAGTAATGCCGGCGTAACGGTTGATACCAATTACGTCAGCAGCACACTTCCGGTTCCGCAGAAGTTTACATTTTTATCCACCAATAATATTGCCGCGAATATCTCCATCACCGGTGACGGTGTTATGCGGATGAAACGCGTTGGCAGCGGAACGATCTATGTGGTTAAAAATGATAATTTTAGCGGACCGCCTTCTGCGGTGATGGTCAGTTTTGACTTCAATGCAGATACGACCAGCGGAACATCAAACACGGCTATTCAGGTTATGATTGGCCAGAACTTTACCAATTCGAATGTTGAACCTGCTCTTGCTGATAAATATGCCCGGTTTTACATCGGTCCGAAAAGCCCGACCGGCACACCCGGTGCGTGGGCGGTTTCGGCAACCGGTACTTCATCTACCTCATCATTTAACTCAACGCAGAAAATCACCTGGATATTAAACAGAGGTACGGAGAGTAAGATCTATACTGCTCCCGGCGGCAGCACTGATACGGTTGCAAGCAATAAGTATGATTTATTTGTCGGCAATGTTCGGGAACTTAATGATGTGGATGCCACCACAGCAGCCGCTGTAATGGAAGATTTTGAAATCAGAATCGGCGGCGGCAGCGGAACTTATTCAATTGATAACCTGCTGATTCAGGATATACCAGCCTCAGGTACGGCTCCAACGGTTACAACAGGTTCCATAACTGATGTTACAGCAACATCGGCCGGCGGCGGCGGAACAGTTACTGATTCAGGCAGCGCATCAGTTACCGCGCGCGGTGTGGTCTGGAGTACAAACCAGAATCCGACTACTGCTGATAACAAGACTGAAGACGGTACAGGAACGGGCTCATTCACGAGCACATTAACCGGTCTGACAGCTTCCACAATGTATTATGTGAGAGCATACGCTACTAATTCTGCCGGTACAGCATATGGCAATGAGGTGTCGTTTACGACCTCTGCTGCTGCTCCGGTAATCACACTCGCAAGTACTGATCCTGCCGTCCCCGCTGGTTCGATAAATATCAGTTCTGAGAGAAACATGATATACCGTTTTACACTTGCAGTGACAACAGCAAATGCACAGCTCACTTCAGTAACATTTAACACAACAGGAACGTTTGCGGGAGGTGACTGGTCAGCCTTTTCTCTGTTCTACAATACAACGGATGACTTTGCAACCGCATCGCAGTTAGGGACATCCATTGTTCCTACCGTACGGAGCTGGAGTTTCTCAAATCTTACACTGACAATTACTGCGGGAGCAACAGGATATTTCTGGATTACGGTAAATGTTCCGGCAAATGCTGTTTCAGGAAATACAATCGGAGTTGCTGCAATCACCGGTTCAAATCTTACATTTGCGTCGGGTACCGCAACGGGTACAGCTTTCGCTGGCGGCCTGCAGACAATTATTGGCGGATCTCTGCCGGGTGATTTTTTCAGAAGCGTTACGTCAGGTACATGGAATAATGCTGCAACATGGGAATCTTCATCTGACGGCAATTCCTGGATAGCTGCAACCCGTTCACCTGACTCAGCAAGCGCTGGTATATATGTCCGTCCCGGTCACAGCATTAACGTTGTATCAAGTGTGATCGTTGATCAGCTGCTGATTGACACCACCGCTGTAGTAGTTGTAGAGGGTTCACCGGTTGTTCTTACCATAGCTAACGGACCAACCACCCCGGATGCAGAAGTTCGCGGTACTCTCAAAGTAACCGGCACAGCAATAGCATCCCCCGGACCATTCTCTGTTTCTCTTTCAACTGATGCAGTGCTTGCTTTTGCCTCAACGGGTGTGTATGAACATAATCAAAATGCCGGCTCCATTCCTGTATCTGTCTGGAATAATGGCTCAACGCTGAAACTGACGGGTATTACTGCGAATTCACCGTCAAACGGCAATCAGAATTTTTATAATATTATCTGGGATTGTCCTGCGCAGACAGGCAACCTGAATCTTGGATGGAACGGAAATACCATCGGTGGTGATATAACGGTTGTGAATACCAATACAGGCCGCTGGCAGTTTTGTGCTCCGACCACAAACACTTCCGCTACAGTGACCATCATGGGCGATGTATATCTTCTTGCCGGAAATCTGACCACCAACGGTACAGGAAACGGCGGTACGACAATCATTATTGACCATTACGGTGATATCATTGTTACCGGCGGAAACCTTTCTATTGCACGCGGATCGCAGGGGGGCACCGGAACTTCTGACTGGATACTGCACAATGGAAATTTTACTATGTCCAACGCTGCCACACAGAACTCCAATGCACTGGGTGCGCGCTTCAGATTCAGCGGAACTAACCCCCAGTATCTGACACTTTCTAATATCACCTTTACCGGAGGAATGCCGGTTATTGTTGATTCAGGCGCAACTCTGCATCTTGGCAATTCTGTAATCGGAAGCAGCGGACTTTTTACCGTTAATGCAACAGCAGCACTGGGATCCAGCATGGCGCTTGGTATTGATGAAAATCTTCTGACCACAGGAACCAAGACACTCAGTACTGAAGCTACCTATATATATAACGGCACAGCCGGTCAGATTACCGGATTGCTGCTCCCCGCCACGGTAAAAAATCTTGTTCTCGATAACGGAGCAGGGGTATCACTCAGCGCTGATGTTGCGGTTACCGACACTCTGAAAATTATGAGCGGATTTTTGAATCTGAACGGCAAGAATGTTCAGTTCGGAACAACAGGTGCACTCCATGAAGCAGCGGGAACAACGGTAAAAGGTCTCGAAGGAGGACTCTTCGCGAGCAGAGATCTTAATGCACCGTCAGCCCTAAACGCAGCCGGACTTGGCGCGGTTGTTACCTCCGCAGCAAATCCCGGGGTTACACAGTTTGAGCGTTATCAGGCCCCAAAAACAGGTAATAATAACAGCAGTGTATTTCGCTCATACCGGATTGCTCCGTCAAATAATACCGGATTAAATGCCACACTCCGTTTTTATTATGATCAGTCTGAGCTAACCGGACTTACCGAACGAAATCTGATTGTTTTCAGATCTGAAACAGGACTAGCGAATTCATGGATACCTGTTGGCGGAACAGTTGATACGAATAATAATTATGTTGAAGTAAGCGGGGTAAACACATTTGCGTATTTTACTCTTGCTGATTCAGCCCTGCCAATACCGGTGGAACTGACTTCATTTGCAGTATCGGTAAGCAACAACCGTGCATCACTCCGCTGGTCAACCGCTTCAGAAACCAATAACAAAGGATTCGAAGTTGAACGTCTTGCCTCAAAGCTGAACAGTTCATGGGAAAAAATCGGATTTGTTCCAGGATCAGGCAACAGTGCGGTGGTAAAGAACTATTCATTCTCAGACAACACCCGCCTCTCGGGTAAATATACCTATCGCCTGAAGCAGATTGATTTTGACGGAACATTCTCCTACGGTCCTTCAGCAGAGGCGGATTTTGGCGTTCCGGCAGTTTACGGACTCAGCCAGAACTATCCTAATCCGTTTAATCCGTCAACTACCGTTGAATTCCAATTACCAGAGGTTTCAAAAGTAACCATTACGCTGTATGATATACTTGGAAATGAAGTAATGATTCTCCTTAATGAAACCAAAGAAGCAGGTTTCCATTCGGTTAACGTTAATCTGCATAATATGAGCAACGGTGTATATTACTATAAAATGAGCGCCGGATCGTTCTCGCAGGTTAAGAAAATGATTCTTATTAAATAA